Genomic window (Bacillus vallismortis):
CCATGTCGTCCATATCAGTTCTGCCCCTTTAAAAATGTCAGTCATGGGATTCTATCAATCGTTTTATGCATTGGGCATCTTCCTTGGACCCCTTCTCGCCGGAAAAATCGCACAGCTTTTCGGGCTTTCGGGGGTTTTTTATGGAGCCGGGGCGCTGGCATTTGCCGCCTTTCTTGTCATGCTCATGCAAAAGCGCAGCATGGCCAATTAATAGCTTTCATATCGCTGAAAGCGCCACACAGAAAACATGGCCAGAAGCACGATGGACAAAATAGAGAATGTGAGCGACCATCCGAAAAAATCCGCCCGCTCTCCATGAAGAAGGATATGCTCCGCCTGCTTGCAAAGCGCAGCCGGAAGCCATTTCGCACCATCAGGAAATAGCGAAACAGCAAAAGAAACCGCAGCCGTCAGCCCGATCCCGGAAGCCGCGGCTGCTCCGAGAGACCGAAACATCGTGCTTCCGGCAAGGCCGGCTGTCACAATAAACATGATCCAAAGAGCGTAAAGGCCAAGGCTTCCGGCAAAGCGGCTGAAGGATGTGTCCTCAAACAGCAGCCGGACGTAATAATAAGCAAGCCCGTATCCAGCTGCAAAGGACGCGATTCCGATCACGCTTTGGGTCAGCCATTTGCTCACGATATAATGGGCTGCCGTCACAGGCCGCGACATGATCAGCGACGTTACGCCTTGATTTCTTTCATTCGCCACGATGCCCATCACGCTGAAGATGACCAGAGCCATGCCAAGCGTGTTGAATTGAGAAAGCGTGCTGACCATCACTTCAGACCCGGAAGGCATCGTAAAACTGATTTTCATGCCGTCCGGAAGGTTTCCTCCGTGTTCAATGATTTCCGGCATATAATAAA
Coding sequences:
- a CDS encoding ABC transporter permease produces the protein MKVMMTLFQKEWLDGWKSGKLIWLPIAMMIVGLTQPLTIYYMPEIIEHGGNLPDGMKISFTMPSGSEVMVSTLSQFNTLGMALVIFSVMGIVANERNQGVTSLIMSRPVTAAHYIVSKWLTQSVIGIASFAAGYGLAYYYVRLLFEDTSFSRFAGSLGLYALWIMFIVTAGLAGSTMFRSLGAAAASGIGLTAAVSFAVSLFPDGAKWLPAALCKQAEHILLHGERADFFGWSLTFSILSIVLLAMFSVWRFQRYESY